Genomic window (Equus asinus isolate D_3611 breed Donkey chromosome 13, EquAss-T2T_v2, whole genome shotgun sequence):
GTCAGTCATCTGTACGTCATTTGGGGCAGAGGGGGGAGGGCATGTGAATCCATTTACTATACTGGGCACATAAAAAGAgggtctctttctcttcctctcttcactTCTGCTCCAGCCTAGGAGCCAGAAAGCCTGGATGATGACCAAGTGTGGACAATCCTGTCCACAAGGCTCACCATGAAAGTCCTCTTGGGGCGTGCATCAACTCTGTGGACAAAACCACCAAAGccattctcttcctcccccttccttcttCATCCCTTACCCTTACATCACTTCCTCCCCCAGTGAGAGTGACAGTAACAGTGAGAGAGAACAGGTACTTCTTTCATTTCCTAAGCACCACGCATCTTGGTAGCACTAACTTCCCCTCCAAGATGTACAGAAAACAGAGCAGGTTTGAAATTCCCACCAGGTTACAGATCATAATTACTTCCAAGTGGTCTTCACAGTTAAGACGGACATACATTTCAAAAGGTAGCCTCTGGGccccctctctcacacacactctcacgcAGTGGGAATGCTGTTCAGTTGCTGGGCTTGGCCGGCTCACGTCAGGTACTGCACCACCAGGAACATGACCACGCAGGTGAGCAGCATCCCGCCAATCATGAAGTACTTGTCCTGGAAAGCCCGCTTCTCAATGAGCCGCATCACTGTGTTGGACAAGCCCAGCATGTTGGCAATGTCAAGGATCTTCTTCTGAGTCCCCTGGGGcagacataaaaagaaagaaaaacaaagatcaaCTCGTTTTGCCCAGGGCGGGTGAATGTCATTACAAGATGGGGCTTTCTTGGTCACGcctaaaacatataaaaagcagCATCAACAGGTACATACTCCTTTCATATGGTCAAATGACTTCTGATCAAGGTGCCAGAACAATGCAAgggggaaagaaaagtctttccaCAAATGCGCTGGAACAACTGGTTATTTAATAACTATCCCATATATGtatcatatacatacatatgtctCGTAAATATCACAGATATGTACACAAAAGAATCTTCGATTCAtattatacacaaatattaatttgAGATAAATCATAGaattaaacataaaagctaaaactataataaagcttccagaagaaaacataggagagtatccaaaaactggaaacaatccaggtGTACACCAACCAGAGGATGGATTAATAATTTATGATATATCTGCACAATGTGATActgctcagtaataaaaaggaccTAATTACCAACGTGTAACAACATGAATGAGCCTGGAAAACATTCCGGAGAGGAAGAAGCCACATATTAAATAGTAATACAAATActtttatatgaatttcagtAACAGGCGAAACTAATTTATagtgaaataaatcaaaatggtggttgccaggggagggGCAGACTGACCGGGAAAGGGCACGAGGATCTttcaggggtgatgaaaatggtcTAGTCTTGGTAGCAATGTGAGTTACAAaggtgtatgcatttgtcaaaattcaatgaCCTGTACAAATAAGGTCTGTATACCTcactgtatgtatattatacctcaataaaaaaatttaaattagaatattttatattaaaaaaaaagctaacatcaaaaacctctgctctgctccctaGCTCCAAAATCCTTGCTATCAGCCTGTGCACTTTAGAAACCTCGGGGATTCTGCTGAGGACAATGGGTGTGAGTCAGTGTCCATGTCTACAAGAGGGTTTCAAAGTGGGCAAGATGGAACAACAGAAACACCAGACGCCAACACAGACAGACACCAACACAACGACCTAAAACTCCTTACATAAATATCACCACCcaccatcaaaaataaaaaggtattttATTCCTAAACCAATAGCCCAAACCACCCAGCCTGaccttcctctctgcttcctaattttcatttttatgcacATTCAGTTTCTTCCGAGGTAACAAATAGAAATGAATGCTGGCCAGACCCCAACTTACTTTTCACACAGCACCAATTACATTTGTATGGATGGCATCTAACCTAAGGCCCCGcatccatttttcagatgaacgACACATTAACGAACAActgagagaagagacaagagaagTGAGAACACCACGAGGCATCGTGGACAAAAATTCAAAACTGATGTTCTGCCCAGACAATGACTGACAAGCCTCACCAAGAGATCTCTCAAGTCACACTTTAGTGCTGCCAAAGAGCCCAGAGACATGTTCTTCCTAGGACAGTGATGGTAAAAATTACTCTCGCTAAAGATTCTGCCAGGCTCTGAAAGCACAGACTGTTTCATCACCCTATGAAGTTCAAGTATCTAGCTTCTAAAATCACCTGAAAATTaacagaaatttcaaaaaatgtattcattttcaaCCACAAATTTCCACAAATCAAGGCTCAGCTCCTTCATGCTCTCTCCTATGTTCCTTTCAAATGGTTCAGGCAGAAAATTCCCCAACAGAAGTAGGGGTGAGACAGGTAGAGGGAATCCAGGGACATATAGGTAGCAGTAGGGTCACTGGAAATGCAGTCGGAAACCTCGCACTCCGAGCCCCAACCGCCTCACAGGGTCCGGGCACTTCACTCCTGGTGACAGTGTAGGGGCAGGAGGCGCTGGACTCCTCAGTGATACAGACCTCAGCAGGAAGCTAACATTTGCTTTAATAAGCTCTAACTCCTGCTGGGCCGATGTTAGGGTGGCATGGTGAGTCTTGTCCTAAAACGGTTTTACTGTTTTTCTGAGATATGGGAAGGTGGCCAGCAGTTTTCTAAAGAAAGGGCGGATTAATCATCATGTATCAGTTTAGATTACTGCAGGTGGCTCTTCTGAGGGGAGCACCCATGAAGCCGTCGGCGGCCACACTTCCAGATCATCTGAAGCACCGGGGCCGTCAGCAGGAGGTAAGTGCCACTTGCGGCTCGCATGACCTTCTCCCTGGTGAAGACGGCAGGGGCTGTGCAGAAATGCACTGAAGTCCCGCGGAGCTGACAGGCTCAACGTGGTCCAAGAAAAACTAAGATAAAGCTCGCACTTCCGAGTGACTGCTTCTCACAGCTCAGTGGCTGGGAGTGCTTCGTTCACAGGGGACCACACCCTGATAACAGGCACAGTCCACACCCCGTCATCCACAGGGTTGATACAGGAAAAGGGCTGAGGCTGAAACATCAGACTGACATCAGAGTCTGTGTAATGTTTCTGTAAACCACTCCCGGGGCTTTGAgtctcagccacggggcagggcTTCTGGGAACACCTGTGACTGGAGAGAGAGTGAAGAGTCGTGCTCTAGAAGCTACCTGCTGCGGTCAACCACGGCAGCCCTGAGACACCACCGGGGGGCTCCGTTACAGCAGTACAAAAAGGTCTCAGGTATAAGGAAGTGACAGAAGGGATCCTATGGGAAAACACCTGAGAGAGACTGAGATGCCAAAGTACTGCCATGCCTTCCTTCTTCTGAGAGTGGAATCTATAAGCAAATTTCTTAGCCTATTATGGGTTCCTCTCGTAATAGTAGTCACTTTCATGATAAGaataggaaatggaaaaagacctGGATACCAAGAGATGCCACATTATGGTTCATGGCAAGCACAAGAAACACCTACTGGCAAAGGGAATTTGGTTACTTTTGGATTCGAAATAATTCAACTCCAACAGGAAGGATCCCAAACTCAAAGGCTCTGTCTCACAACCATAATATCACAGTTTAAGGACAGTAATCAAAAAGTAAATGCAGGTACCAAACTGTTGGATGAGGCCAAAACAAAAGGGCTTCTTCCTGTCCCCCAGAAGGGCCCCCACCTTCAAGGTCAGTCTCTGGGCCCTCAGTCCCTCCAGAATACTGTGCCCGCCTCCAATGAGGTCATCCATGCCGTGGTGGATTTTCTGGAGGGAGGAGTTAAACTGCAGTGACTCGTCCATCGGTATGGTGGTGTCAGAGTCCTGTGAAGGAAACGCAGGCACTGGATTAACTTTGCTTGCTGGTCAGCTCCTGGCTCCCACCGAGTCTGACCGCACTGCCTTTTGGTGAAGGCCAAGCCAGAAGAACAGCCAGAGGGAATGGCGCAAGAATCAGAGGAAcctaacagagaaggaaaagcaaagcaaagatctgaggtggcctctgttcaCTCAGGGGAAGAGGAACTTCCCTCAGACTTGTCACTTTCCAAATGAGTTCCTCTACACAGTCTGGTTAATTCCTGCCCCAGTGTCATTATCCCCACTTAGGAAAAACTCTATTCTTTTAAGACCTCACTGTGCTTCTCCTAAAGGCTTTCTCTGATCACTGACTCACCTAGCTTGTAGCAAACGTTCCTGCCCTTGGCCTACCCCTTGAGGCGGTATTAGACGTCTGTTTTTGGTCTTGGGTTATTTTATGTATAGCTTATCCCTCCAATTAGACTGAGCCTGACTAAGGACAGAGAGACCATGCTTTCTATTGAAGGCCTAATGGTGTTCGGGATGGGACTATTTTCCTAAGCAGGGAAGAAAAGTCTGTaaagaaatgaagggagaaaacaCTAATACTGATCAAGTGCTTTCCACTTTACATGCTCATTACCCTaggctcacttaatcctcattcTAACCTTACGAGGTAGTTACtctattatgcccattttagagatgaagacactgaagcccagagaggcggaataacttgtctaagatcacacagAGCTGGTAAGAAGTCCAGCGGGGCATGAATCCCAGTACTGAGTACAGAGCCTACCCTCTTAACCATCCTGTAGGGAGAAACACCAAGACCAATCCTAGGGCTCTGATTTTACACCGAAAGCAGTCTGCACATAGAAGCCAGTCAAGACCTCCCATAatactcttctctttcccaccacCTGATGATCACAAACTCTTCTGTCATGCCAGGTGTTTTTACCACTCTCAATTATCACACAGAGGTTAAACCATCCTTTATATGCTGCTCAAggtcagaatcttttttttttgctgaggaagattcaccctgagctaacttctgctgccaatctttttttttttttttttgctgaggaagactagccctgagctaacacctgtgccaatcttcctctattttgtatgtgggttgccaccacagcatggctggcaagtggtgtgggtctatgcctgggatctgaacctgtgaacccaggctgccaaagtggagcatggggAACTTTAACCctaggctatggggccggcccccagaatcaCTTTTCATGTGCACATTTTCAATCCCTCCTGCTAACAGGGGAGCTTCTCACAGGTCGGAGtcatgccttttaattttttcccatgcTTTACTACCTTAAATAGTGTTCTGCATATGGGCAATGCTCAGTGGGTCAAAAGACTTCAGTGTTTGAATTAATCAATTAGAgacttcttttcatttatttaacatttatcgAATGCCTTTTATATACAAATCTTAACCCTCCCATCTGAAAGGGTATAGGTGATGGGTCATTATTTCTCAGATAAATGTATTATAGCTCCAGACTGCAGAATGATCAGGAAGAAGTTCACTGGGCAAGTCAATTTTTATTACGGGCCCACTGTACGTACGGCATCACACCAGGCTGGTAAGAAACAAAATAACTCTAAGCAATCATCCCCAGCCTAAAAAAGCCCAAATACCCAATGCCATAACTATCAAAAGCTTACACAGTATCTTTTAGTGTGTTGTATAGTTCATTACACTTTTGAAAGGCAGCTATGCTTACAACTATACCACCAACACGTCTCCATTACACTTTTGAATTGTTAATCATTGTCACTTGACTGCTTactctagagaaacaaaaactgcGTAGGCACATTCTGAAACACTCAGGGAAATTTACTACAAGTGTGGACACAGTAAGAGTTAAACATCTGCAAAGTGGGAACTGACTTGAATTCTGATGGCAGGCTTAGAAAGCCAAGACCTCTTTAGAAAATGAAcctttctgtaaaaaaaaaacaaacaaaacccaaaacaaaaaaaaacaaaaccccaaacccCCCTAAAACCTACCTCATTTGGTGGAATATATTATGCAGGACACAAAAAAGGCCAACATGTTCTATAGCCATGTCCAGGAAATTATTCTACTGAGACTAAAGGGCAGGGACAAAAGTGTTCTAAGAAATCAAATAAGCAAACCAATAGGCCCTTTTCAAACAGGCTCAAGCCAAGCCATCCATCTAAAACGAAGTATGTGCTAACAAATTCCCCCAAATTGCTGCTCAGACTAGAGACAAAACCATTTTAATGCATCTGACACTGgaaccacacacatacacagcacaACGGCAACTGCCTGAAGGCAGCTGTGAAATGCTGCCCTTACTACAAATGGTCTAACTTCTAATCATCTGTCTCCATCTGATCAGAAAAACGTTTCCACCATGTGAACTTCCAACTTGCTACATCGGACCAGTCAAACCAGGTAATTTTCACCTCTGCCCAGTCCCTCAATTTAACTGCTTCCTCTTCAGGATTTTGTGTTAGAAAAAGAGATCCCCCGTCTAGGGCTAACCTCGGTGGCAATGCACGAAGCCCACTGCCTTTCCAGTTGTCTCCTCCAGACGCCCCCTAAAAGAATGATGCTCAAAGACCTGAGCCCCAGCTCCAACGAGCCATCAAGTACCTGCAGACCCCCGCCTGGCGCCTGGCTTACG
Coding sequences:
- the GOSR2 gene encoding Golgi SNAP receptor complex member 2 isoform X3, which encodes MVENEIQASIDQIFSHLERLEILSSKEPPNKRQNAKLRVDQLKYDVQHLQTALRNFQHQRYTREQQERQREELLSRTFTTNDSDTTIPMDESLQFNSSLQKIHHGMDDLIGGGHSILEGLRAQRLTLKGTQKKILDIANMLGLSNTVMRLIEKRAFQDKYFMIGGMLLTCVVMFLVVQYLT